The DNA sequence CTGGAAAGTACGGATTCGAAAGAGAGGTAGTTTGGCATGTAAAGGGTTGCGGCAATGGTCTCAGTGGAAGGTTTTGTCGTAAAGGTGCGATAAATACCAGTGCCTATCCTGTCTAATATTCCCATATCCACCAATCGGTTCAATGTCACATATAGGCTTTTTCTGGACAGACCGGTTATTTTTTCCATATCTGATATGGAGTAGAATGGTTTGTTAAGCCGATCCAGCGTTTTTATAAGCTCGATAGTCTTCATGACTTCAATTTATCAATCACCGGCCAGAAATCTTTGGGAAGATATTTCCTTAGATCGCGCACCAGTTCTTTCACAGGTATTGAAACATCCTGCGGTTCATAAGGTCTTCTTAATTTCTGGCAAATATACCACATATCAAAGACATCCTTTGACTTTGCCCTGTCTTTAAGGCAGGCAAGCTTGTCTTTATAGAGTTGTTCCAGTGTGGCCACTCTGCCAAGGCACTGGACAGTGGAGACAGGTGAAGATATCATCGCCAGATCAGATTTATATCCCCTTTCTCTTCTTTTTGATATTTCGACCTTAATCCTGAACGGTGACGGTAAATAATCCAGTGTTATCTTTATCTCTCCGAGGTAAGAATAATATTTTTCCTCAAGGTCTGTTATTACAAGCTCAGGAAAGGGTGAAATGATTTTTTTAATCAGGTGGGTAAACTTGTCTTGTAAGCGGTCTGCCGTCAGTGAGAAGCCGAGATCTTCGGAGAACCTTGGCGAGCCATAGACAAGCCTCAGTGCAGTTCCGCCCTTAAATATGAGCGACTTCCCCTCAGGAGAATCAAACAGCCCTTTCAGGATCACAGTCTCCCAGAACTCCCTGACAATCTGGATTACATCTATTTTTAGATTTTTAGCCTGATTCTCTGCAATTGCACGTTCCATATTTATTAACAAATGTGTTAAGTTTATGGAATTATATTATTTTGTATACAGCTTGTCAAATCGTCGGATTGCCTCATCAAATATCTGTTTGAAGGTGAGCAATGGTGTCTTTCTTTAAGCCGCTTTACGCGGTCCCAATTTTTGACTTTGCTGAATCAGAAATCAAAAGTATGCTAATTAATGATTACGAGAAGCAAGAGTAGAAGTCGGCTGTCTTTTTATGGATATATAGGTCAGTATCACGGCAATCAATGCAGGGACAACGCCTAATACAATGAAGACAAGGTC is a window from the Nitrospirota bacterium genome containing:
- a CDS encoding nucleotidyl transferase AbiEii/AbiGii toxin family protein translates to MERAIAENQAKNLKIDVIQIVREFWETVILKGLFDSPEGKSLIFKGGTALRLVYGSPRFSEDLGFSLTADRLQDKFTHLIKKIISPFPELVITDLEEKYYSYLGEIKITLDYLPSPFRIKVEISKRRERGYKSDLAMISSPVSTVQCLGRVATLEQLYKDKLACLKDRAKSKDVFDMWYICQKLRRPYEPQDVSIPVKELVRDLRKYLPKDFWPVIDKLKS